In Amaranthus tricolor cultivar Red isolate AtriRed21 chromosome 3, ASM2621246v1, whole genome shotgun sequence, a single window of DNA contains:
- the LOC130809443 gene encoding uncharacterized protein LOC130809443, with protein MSALSRVQFSMAAATNLITPYPKPFSNIVPPPAFLFLHCPTFHSFSFVTPSTPSEICRTTQATKSTKSEVDVLLKGVVDRSLVEQIKNIIDMANRASLRREILHTDFLTPPVMNEAMMALKKLADVKAIPNGGYSEAERCRLSVGHPDVLRTLPETVAAMSITGNFGYQPPSHGDFLGSILGTGIAREKLGDIILQGEKGAQVLIVPDLVDYMISSLDKVGKVPVDITLIPLEALVYEPPRTKIFKTVESSLRVDAIASAGFKISRSKFSDLISKGDVRINWSTVTKNGATLKTDDVVSVSGSGRLKIGEIVTTRKGKYAVELIRYL; from the exons ATGAGCGCATTATCTCGAGTACAGTTCTCCATGGCTGCTGCTACTAATCTCATCACTCCATACCCAAAACCATTTTCAAATATTGTTCCTCCTCCCGCCTTCCTCTTTCTTCATTGCCCAACCTTCCATTCTTTCTCATTTGTAACACCATCTACTCCTTCAG AGATATGCAGAACTACACAAGCTACAAAGAGTACAAAGAGTGAAGTGGATGTATTGCTTAAAGGAGTTGTAGATAGAAGTCTTGTTGAACAGATCAAGAATATTATTGATATG GCGAACCGAGCATCATTGAGAAGAGAAATCTTGCATACAGATTTTCTTACCCCCCCGGTAATGAATGAGGCTATGATGGCTCTGAAAAAATTAGCTGATGTAAAGGCTATTCCTAATGGAGGGTATTCAGAG GCTGAGCGTTGTCGACTCTCAGTAGGACACCCAGACGTTCTTAGAACTCTTCCTGAAACAGTTGCCGCAATGAG CATTACAGGGAACTTTGGGTATCAACCACCTTCCCATGGTGATTTCCTTGGCTCAATTCTGGGCACAGGGATTGCTAGAGAAAAGCTTGGGGATATTATCCTTCAG GGAGAAAAGGGGGCTCAAGTTCTTATTGTTCCTGACCTTGTTGACTACATGATTTCATCATTGGACAAG GTTGGTAAAGTTCCTGTCGATATTACATTGATACCCTTGGAAGCACTTGTATATGAACCACCAAG AACCAAGATCTTTAAGACTGTAGAGTCCTCTTTGAGAGTTGACGCTATAGCTAGTGCTGGATTCAAAATTTCACGGTCTAAGTTTTCTGATTTGATAAG CAAAGGAGACGTGCGTATAAACTGGAGTACTGTGACTAAAAATGGAGCCACACTAAAGACTGATGATGTAGTCTCAGTCAGTGGCAGTGGAAGACTGAAG ATTGGTGAGATAGTTACAACAAGGAAGGGAAAATACGCGGTTGAACTTATACGATACTTATAG
- the LOC130809445 gene encoding proteinaceous RNase P 2 → MKKKRTQESQLLYELGTCLKQNDLAKAITLYESALSQNFHLSAGHFNAILHLCSSPEILSSPSKDLALEKGFNVFHQMKTQKIPPTEATITQIARLSTAKNDPDHAFNLIKSNGILPRLRTYSPVLLSYCANLKVEEAYDVEEHMKSNGVRLEEIELSALLRVSAALGKGDKVYEYLHKLRGVVKGVSEETAEVIENWFRGVKAAEVGVEEWDVEKMREQKERCGGGWHEKGWLGKGQWEVKKVKISDNGGCHGCGEQLVCVDIDCGETERFAQSIANLAMEREVKSNFKSFMEWVDRHSDYKAIVDGANIGLYMQNFADGGFSIAQLESVVMELYNRDKKWPLVVLHNKRLRAFQGNPSSQRLLQEWLAQGTLYSTPGGSNDDWYWLYAAVKMKCLLVTNDEMHDHIFELFGSSFFLQWKERHQVHYTFVKGIPILKMPPAYSILIQESERGSWHIPIASENSDELSRNWLCVTRSSSFRDKSNDSESMHTSLSTHNNFVHDSHRSSENGGSSLTGKRKEREPSPHRQH, encoded by the exons ATGAAGAAAAAGAGAACCCAAGAATCACAACTTTTGTATGAATTAGGAACTTGTTTGAAGCAAAATGATCTCGCAAAGGCAATAACTTTATATGAATCTGCTCTATCTCAAAATTTCCATCTTTCTGCTGGTCATTTTAATGCAATTCTTCATCTTTGTTCTTCCCCTGAAATACTTTCCTCACCAAGCAAAGATTTAGCTCTTGAAAAAGGGTTTAATGTTTTCCATCAAATGAAAACCCAGAAAATCCCTCCAACTGAGGCAACAATTACCCAAATTGCACGCCTTTCAACTGCAAAAAACGACCCAGATCATGCTTTTAACTTGATTAAATCAAATGGGATTTTACCTAGATTGAGAACTTATAGTCCTGTATTGTTGAGTTATTGTGCTAATTTGAAGGTTGAGGAAGCGTATGATGTTGAGGAGCATATGAAAAGTAATGGGGTGAGACTAGAAGAGATAGAATTAAGTGCCCTTTTAAGGGTTAGTGCAGCGTTGGGAAAAGGAGATAAAGTGTATGAGTATTTGCATAAGTTGAGGGGTGTAGTGAAGGGTGTGAGTGAGGAGACAGCTGAGGTTATAGAGAATTGGTTTCGAGGGGTGAAGGCGGCAGAAGTGGGTGTTGAGGAGTGGGATGTTGAAAAGATGAGAGAACAGAAGGAAAGGTGTGGTGGTGGGTGGCATGAGAAAGGGTGGTTAGGGAAAGGACAATGGGAAGTCAAGAAAGTTAAGATTAGTGATAATGGGGGCTGTCATGGATGTGGAGAGCAGTTGGTTTGTGTAGATATTGATTGTGGGGAGACAGAAAGGTTTGCACAATCTATTGCTAATTTGGCTATGGAGAGGGAAGTCAAGTCAAATTTCAAGTCTTTTATG GAGTGGGTGGATAGGCATTCTGACTACAAGGCTATAGTAGATGGAGCAAATATTGGGCtatatatgcaaaattttgcTGATGGGGGGTTCAGTATTGCACAG CTTGAATCTGTAGTGATGGAGCTGTATAATAGAGATAAAAAATGGCCTTTAGTTGTTCTTCACAATAAACGTCTACGGGCATTCCAAGGGAACCCTTCCAGTCAAAGGCTGCTTCAGGAGTGGTTAGCTCAAGGCACACTCTATTCAACACCCGGTGGATCAAATGATGATTG GTATTGGCTATATGCTGCTGTGAAAATGAAGTGTTTACTTGTCACGAATGATGAAATGCATGATCACATATTTGAACTCTTTGGAAGCAGCTTTTTCCTCCAGTGGAAAGAAAGGCAtcaa GTCCACTATACGTTTGTGAAAGGCATCCCAATCCTCAAAATGCCTCCAGCATATTCTATACTTATCCAG GAATCAGAGCGAGGATCCTGGCACATCCCAATTGCCAGTGAAAACTCCGATGAGCTCTCGAGAAATTGGCTTTGCGTCACCAGATCAAGTAGTTTCAGAGACAAGTCCAACGACTCTGAGTCGATGCATACATCACTCTCAACACACAATAATTTCGTCCACGATTCTCATCGCAGTTCTGAAAATGGGGGTTCATCTTTGACTGGTAAACGGAAGGAGAGGGAACCATCTCCACATAGGCAGCATTAG
- the LOC130809446 gene encoding dynamin-related protein 5A: MATPAKTPSKTSSSSKSSQSAKRKHHQITQNPNSNTSMPPSNEFKSRFEAYNRLQAAAVAFGEKLPIPEIVAIGGQSDGKSSLLEALLGFRFNVREVEMGTRRPLILQMIHDSSASELQCRFQEEDSEEYGSPISLASTIADTIKSRTEVLLKKTKTAVSSKPIVMRAEYAYCPNLTIIDTPGFVLKAKKGEPNNTPDEILSMVKSLASPPHRIILFLQQSSVEWCSSLWLDAIRDIDPTFKRTIIVVSKFDNRLKEFSDRWEVDRYLSASGYLGENIRPFYVALPKERNTISNDEFRRQISQVDSEVLHHLREGVSGGFDEEKFLPFIGFNSVRGFLESELQKRYKEAAPATLALLEQRCCEVTSELARLESKIQATSDVAHLRRSAMLHTASISSHVGSLIDGAADPPPEQWGKTTEEERLHSGIGSWPGVTADIKPANSKLRLYGGAAFERVMHEFRCAAYSVDCPHVSREKVANILLARMGHGGSRGITEAAAEIARNAARTWLAPLLDTACDRLAFVLLNLFDLASERNHCQNLDYGKNTGDMDGYVGFHASLRHSFNRFIKDLATKCKQLVRHHLDSVTSQYSLACYETNVHGGFLTSAYRQVSPASLCPDLSDSARALQDETAANQENVPPEKNERETTPGKGPEGREALRGNLITVPETPSPDQPGDLIYGLVKKETENFIETGARKRHPRILANSRNNGSLYFGSGDNCSRSVSAYADICSAAALHFARIREVLVEKSVTTALNSGFLTPCRERLMVSLGMDLFAVNDEKFMDMFVAPGAIDILQNERQSLKKRQKSLQSCLDEFKSVARTL; the protein is encoded by the exons ATGGCGACTCCAGCAAAAACCCCATCAAAAACCTCATCATCATCGAAATCTTCTCAATCCGCCAAAAGAAAGCACCACCAAATCACCCAAAATCCTAACTCTAACACTTCCATGCCACCATCTAATGAATTCAAATCCAGATTTGAAGCTTACAATCGCTTACAAGCTGCTGCTGTTGCTTTCGGTGAGAAGCTCCCAATACCGGAAATTGTTGCAATTGGTGGACAGTCTGATGGAAAGAGTTCTCTTCTTGAAGCTTTGCTTGGGTTTCGATTTAATGTAAGGGAAGTTGAAATGGGTACTCGAAGACCTTTGATTCTTCAAATGATTCATGATTCTTCCGCTTCCGAACTTCAATGCCGTTTTCAA GAAGAGGATTCTGAGGAATATGGGAGCCCCATTTCACTGGCATCTACTATTGCGGATACAATTAAATCACGTACTGAGGTGCTTCTGAAGAAGACTAAAACAGCAGTTTCTTCCAAGCCTATAGTTATGAGAGCTGAGTATGCTTACTGTCCAAATTTGACTATAATCGATACCCCAGGCTTTGTTCTTaag GCTAAAAAGGGAGAGCCAAACAATACGCCTGATGAAATTTTATCAATGGTGAAGTCATTAGCAAGTCCACCTCATCGAATTATATTGTTCCTTCAACAAAGTAGTGTCGAATGGTGCTCATCTTTGTGGCTGGATGCTATTCGTGACATTGATCCAACTTTCAAACGAACAATAATCGTGGTCTCAAAATTTGATAATCGACTAAAG GAATTTAGTGATCGTTGGGAGGTTGATCGATACTTAAGCGCAAGTGGTTACCTAGGAGAAAATATCAGGCCTTTTTATGTAGCTCTTCCCAAGGAGAGAAATACAATTTCAAATGATGAATTTCGGCGTCAAATATCTCAAGTTGACTCTGAAGTTTTGCACCATCTTCGTGAAGGTGTTAGCGGAGGTTTTGACGAAGAGAAGTTTCTCCCCTTTATTGGTTTTAATTCTGTTAGGGGGTTCTTGGAGTCTGAACTTCAGAAGCGATACAAGGAAGCCGCACCTGCAACACTGGCATTGCTTGAGCAGCGTTGCTGTGAAGTTACTTCTGAGTTGGCTAGACTGGAATCAAAGATACAGGCAACTTCTGATGTTGCACATCTCAGGAGGTCAGCAATGTTGCACACGGCTTCAATAAGTAGTCATGTG GGATCATTGATTGATGGAGCAGCTGATCCTCCCCCAGAGCAATGGGGGAAAACAACTGAGGAGGAGCGGTTGCACAGTGGTATTGGGAGTTGGCCTGGTGTTACTGCAGACATCAAACCTGCGAAttctaagttgcgactttatggagGTGCTGCCTTTGAAAGAGTTATGCATGAATTTCGATGTGCTGCATATTCTGTTGATTGTCCTCACGTATCCAGGGAAAAG GTGGCCAATATTTTGCTTGCCCGTATGGGTCATGGTGGAAGTAGAGGCATAACAGAGGCAGCTGCTGAGATTGCACGTAATGCTGCCAGAACTTGGCTTGCACCTCTGCTGGACACTGCTTGTGATCGACTTGCATTCGTTTTGTTGAATCTTTTTGATCTTGCAAGTGAGCGAAATCATTGCCAGAATTTGGACT ATGGGAAGAACACAGGAGACATGGATGGCTATGTTGGTTTTCATGCTTCTTTGAGGCACTCATTCAACAGGTTCATTAAAGATCTTGCAACCAAATGTAAACAGCTTGTACGACACCACCTTGATTCAGTGACAAGTCAATACTCTCTTGCGTGCTATGAAACTAATGTACATGGAGGTTTTCTAACTTCTGCTTACAGACAAGTTTCTCCTGCATCACTTTGTCCTGATCTCTCCGACAGTGCTCGAGCTTTGCAAGATGAAACTGCAGCAAACCAAGAGAATGTTCCTCCAGAAAAAAATGAACGGGAAACTACACCAGGCAAGGGTCCAGAAGGAAGAGAGGCTCTTCGAGGAAATCTAATAACAGTGCCTGAGACCCCCTCTCCTGATCAGCCTGGCGACTTGATATATGGTTTAGTGAAGAAAGAGACAGAGAATTTCATCGAAACTGGAGCAAGGAAAAGGCACCCAAGAATATTGGCCAACAGCAGAAATAATGGCAGTCTTTACTTCGGAAGTGGGGATAATTGTTCAAGATCAGTTTCTGCTTATGCTGACATTTGTTCGGCAGCTGCTCTTCATTTTGCTCGTATACGTGAAGTTCTTGTTGAGAAGAGTGTGACAACAGCATTAAATTCTGGATTTTTGACTCCTTG TCGAGAAAGGCTGATGGTATCTCTTGGGATGGATTTATTTGCTGTAAATGATGAAAAATTCATGGATATGTTTGTTGCACCTGGGGCGATTGATATTCTTCAAAACGAAAGGCAGTCTCTCAAAAAGCGGCAAAAGAGCCTCCAATCTTGCTTGGATGAATTTAAGAGTGTTGCTAGGACTCTCTGA